One region of Corvus moneduloides isolate bCorMon1 chromosome 15, bCorMon1.pri, whole genome shotgun sequence genomic DNA includes:
- the FBXO38 gene encoding F-box only protein 38 isoform X4, whose protein sequence is MPVPEAEGGGDAVPARGEGGGSVCGALVGVHAHRYLERRRVRGHEAFSIPGVLEALQACPNLLGVETSHLELVEAIWTYMPQVHILGKFRNRNGAFPIPPENKLKIPIGAKIQTLHLVGVNVPEIPCIPMLRHLYLKWVRLTKPQPFKDFLCISLRAFVMRNCAGPTNSLKYVPLVTGLASARNLEHLELVRVPFLGGLIQHVVEDSWRSGGFRNLHTIVLGACKNALEVDLGYLIITAARRLHEVRIQPSLTKDGVFSALKMAELEFPQFETLHLGYVDEFLLQCKMTSTDLVRYGLADVVENPGIITDIGMKAVNEVFSFIKYLVIYNCPHLHNPNNWITDHSRWTRLVDLTLVRCHAIKLDSFSQFIELLPSLEFISLDQMFREPPKGCARVGLSAGTGIGVSSALVSNQNSNNDNDNNNNHQNNNNNPNIHHNNHQHPNEQNEENELRQEGPAEEQQIGAEALNEMEEVAQEEGVAAGQAQNELPAPSQAVVPMEVDEEQAGPSGIQPVVKAAPITIHDSDSEDEEENMGTSRACISNSIAQNYSDGEEKSRDPVETREPSVSGKGKTPLRKRCSSSHGGQAKQFPSEESSCEKGCQVTSEQIKADMKAASDMPERSKSKDSYGSSAPGSTATASSCSAASPSPDCAQPAQSHSAGSSPAAGEESRHCGCSPCKREGSSEREPEESSVCSRCSSRAAQHRTSGGCDGECPSTSGACRDGPDFALRTLPDCGAAGEPGDDRTSGSACGAGSQEQSTQPPSWELDCKEEYPRRPLTRARSRLSHVPLVSEPEVAKPKPRQTTKRKRTADKSTSTSDPVIEDDHVQVLTLKSKNLVGITLTNCGITDLVLKDCPKMMFIHATRCRVLKHLKVENAPVVNRFDYAQCKKLNMDQVLDQILRMPPERNRIIYLRPMQQVDTLTLEQKIFSGPYPYHICIIHEFSNPPNVRNKVRVRSWMDTIANINQELIKYEFFPEATRTEEDLKKYPKYPWGRDIYTLEGIVDGAPYSMITDFPWLRSLRTAEPNSYARYDFEDDERTTIYAPRRKGQLSADICMETIGEEISELRQVRKGVFQRVVAIFIHYCDVNGEPVEDDYI, encoded by the exons ATGCCTGTCCCGGAAGCTGAAGGAGGCGGTGACGCTGTACCTGCGCGTGGTGAAGGTGGTGGATCTGTGTGCGGGGCGTTGGTGGGAGTACATGCCCACAG GTATCTGGAAAGGCGCCGAGTCCGTGGCCACGAAGCTTTCAGCATTCCTGGAGTTTTAGAGGCTTTGCAGGCCTGTCCAAATTTGCTG GGTGTTGAGACCTCTCATTTAGAGCTGGTGGAAGCTATTTGGACATACATGCCCCAAGTCCACATTTTAGGGAAGTTTCGTAATCGTAATGGTGCTTTTCCAATTCCTCCTGAGAACAAGCTGAAAATTCCTATAGGAGCTAAAATTCAGACTTTGCACTTAGTAG GGGTGAATGTCCCTGAGATTCCTTGTATCCCAATGCTGAGGCACCTTTATTTGAAGTGGGTGAGACTCACCAAaccacagccttttaaagatttCCTTTGTATCAGCTTACGTGCTTTTGTCATGAGGAACTGTGCTG GACCCACAAACTCTCTGAAGTACGTTCCCCTGGTGACAGGCCTGGCTTCTGCCAGGAATCTGGAGCACTTGGAACTGGTCCGTGTTCCATTTCTTGGAGGACTTATCCAGCACGTGGTAGAAGACAGCTGGAGATCAG GTGGTTTCAGGAATTTGCACACTATAGTACTGGGAGCTTGCAAGAATGCACTTGAAGTGGATCTTGGCTACCTCATCATAACTGCTGCACGAAG GTTGCACGAAGTGCGGATCCAGCCTTCCTTGACCAAAGATggtgttttttctgctttgaagatGGCTGAACTGGAATTCCCACAGTTTGAAACTCTTCACCTAGGCTACGTTGATGAGTTTTTACTACAGT GTAAAATGACGAGTACGGACTTGGTGAGGTACGGCTTGGCTGATGTGGTTGAAAACCCAGGAATTATTACAGATATTGGTATGAAAGCTGTAAatgaagttttttctttcatcaagTATCTGGTCATTTACAACTGCCCACATCTACATAACCCAAATAATTGGATCACAG ATCACTCGAGGTGGACACGCCTGGTTGACCTGACCCTGGTGAGGTGCCACGCCATCAAGCTGGACTCTTTCAGTCAGTTCATCGAGTTACTGCCAAGCTTGGAGTTTATTTCTCTGGACCAGATGTTTAGAGAGCCTCCAAAG GGTTGTGCTCGTGTGGGCCTAAGTGCAGGCACAGGAATTGGGGTCTCCTCTGCCCTGGTGAGCAATCAGAACTCCAACAATGAcaatgacaacaacaacaaccaccagaacaacaacaacaaccccaACATCCACCACAACAACCACCAGCACCCCAACGAGCAGAACGAGGAGAACGAGCTGCGCCAGGAGGGCCCcgctgaggagcagcagattGGGGCTGAGG CTCTGAATGAGATGGAGGAGGTGGCACAGGAAGAAGGGGTGGCTGCTGGGCAGGCCCAGAAcgagctgccagctcccagccaggctgttGTTCCCATGGAGGTGGATGAAGAGCAAGCAG GACCAAGTGGAATTCAACCTGTTGTAAAAGCAGCTCCAATTACCATCCATGATTCAGACAGtgaggatgaagaggaaaacaTGGGCACTTCCAGAGCCTGCATCTCCAACAGCATTGCACAGAATTACTCagatggggaggagaagagcAGGGATCCAGTGGAAACCAGAGAACCTTCAG TGAGCGGCAAAGGCAAGACTCCCCTGCGGAAgagatgcagcagcagccacgggGGCCAGGCCAAGCAGTTCCCCAGTGAGGAGAGCAGCTGTGAGAAGGGCTGCCAGGTGACCAGCGAGCAGATCAAAGCTGACATGAAAGCAGCCAGTGACATGCCCGAGAGGAGCAAGAGCAAGGATTCCTACGGCAGCAGCGCTCCGGGATCCACGGCAacagccagctcctgcagcgCTGCTTCTCCCAGTCCTGACTGTgcccagccagcccagagccactctgctggcagcagcccagcagctggagaggagtCCAGGCACTGTGGCTGCTCTCCTTGCAAAAGGGAAGGCTCCAGTGAGAGGGAGCCTGAGGAGAGCTCCGTTTGCTCCCGGTGTTCCTCCAGGGCCGCGCAGCACAGGACGAGCGGGGGGTGTGATGGGGAGTGCCCCTCCACGAGTGGAGCCTGCAGGGACGGGCCAGACTTTGCACTTAGGACACTGCCAGactgtggggctgcaggagagcccGGGGATGACAGGACTAGTGGGAGtgcctgtggggctggcagccaggagcagagcacgCAGCCCCCgagctgggagctggactgCAAGGAGGAGTATCCTCGGAGACCCCTGACCAGGGCCAGGAGCAGGCTGTCCCACGTGCCTCTGGTGTCAGAGCCAG AAGTAGCAAAGCCAAAGCCAAGGCAAACCACCAAGAGGAAAAGGACAGCTGACAAATCCACCAGTACCAGTGACCCCGTGATTGAGGATGATCATGTTCAG GTACTGACTTTGAAATCCAAAAACCTCGTAGGAATCACACTAACCAACTGTGGAATAACAGATTTGGTGCTGAAAGACTGCCCCAAAATGATGTTCATCCATG CTACAAGGTGCCGTGTGTTGAAACACTTGAAGGTAGAAAACGCCCCCGTTGTGAATCGCTTTGACTACGCCCAGTGCAAGAAGCTCAACATGGATCAGGTCCTGGATCAGATCCTCAGGATGCCCCCAGAGAGGAACAGGATCATTTACCTTCGTCCCATGCAGCAG GTGGACACGCTGACTCTGGAGCAGAAGATCTTCAGTGGCCCCTACCCCTACCACATCTGCATCATCCACGAGTTCAGCAACCCCCCCAACGTCCGCAACAAGGTGCGGGTACGGAGCTGGATGGACACCATAGCCAACATCAACCA agAGCTGATTAAATACGAGTTCTTCCCTGAGGCCACCAGGACTGAAGAGGACCTGAAGAAATACCCCAAGTACCCCTGGGGCAGAGACATTTACACCCTGGAAG GTATTGTGGATGGTGCTCCTTACTCTATGATCACTGACTTCCCCTGGCTGAGGTCCCTGAGGACAGCAGAGCCCAACAGCTACGCCAGATACGACTTTGAGGATGATGAGAGGA CCACCATCTACGCCCCGAGGAGGAAGGGGCAGCTCTCGGCTGACATCTGCATGGAGACCATCGGCGAGGAGATCTCGGAGCTGCGCCAGGTCAGGAAGGGGGTGTTCCAGAGGGTCGTGGCCATCTTCATCCACTACTGTGATGTCAATGGGGAGCCCGTGGAGGATGATTACATCTGA